From the genome of Leishmania infantum JPCM5 genome chromosome 34, one region includes:
- a CDS encoding putative ATP-dependent RNA helicase has translation MIGHGTWEAAVESAADSKKKGGGFQSFNLEKPLLDAILKQGFSVPTPIQRKAIPPMLQGNDVVAMARTGSGKTAAFLIPMLNTLKAHAKIVGIRGLVLSPTRELSLQILRNGFALNKFLDLRFAALVGGDSMDQQFELLASNPDVVVATPGRLLHIMEEASLHLTSVRCLVLDEADRLFELGLQPQIGAIMQKLPESCQRALFSATMPTVLAEFTSAGLHNPVVIRLDSEMKLSDQLKQSAFLVRNDEKVAALIVLLKRVLHVGEAAANNAQALIFVESKFHVEFLQMILTHYSISTSAVHGQMDQEARRLAVRSFAKRETSVMVVTDVAARGLDLPLLDNVVNFSFPFNPKLFVHRVGRVARAGRSGTAYSIMTFEDFPYYIDLLQFIGRPLQSAPVPGDLLFTPDNGCYGRLPEEDIQLELDFLKRLHENDVEVRSMARVVENAHKKFNRTKKKPTHEAIQEARKPQYAFDRTPLHPMLLERVGSTRVRADEARFDLKRFKPKELFLEIGSKEKLFEIRPPETAQSLARSADAEGGATKRGAASAAPPAKQLSFAEQMLQRAQERRKREREVGSSTSVNSDDAVMSLVTQPRQAALGQEESMETGAYRDENFFMDLERRDTLNNAHYSLKDATMDMTAETAEEAAQQRQVFAWSKKKNRYVQMHVNDAKALLRGVKNEAGKAINYKSKLQAYSKWMKKSNMRIQDVGEEEDLVPLKRAKAAALSSQPQDGDVGNGDDDFVDISDPNQGKKLRIGRKQKRLPKDGHVRSFEEMAARRRKAEKEKSRLARKNQRSGSGKKKSK, from the coding sequence ATGATTGGCCATGGAACGTGGGAGGCGGCCGTGGAGTCGGCGGCCGACTCGAagaagaagggcggcggctTTCAAAGCTTTAACCTGGAAAAGCCACTACTCGATGCGATTCTAAAGCAGGGCTTTTCCGTGCCCACCCCGATCCAGCGCAAGGCGATCCCGCCGATGCTGCAGGGGAACGATGTAGTCGCCATGGCCCGCACCGGATCAGGTAAGACAGCGGCATTCCTCATCCCCATGCTGAACACCCTAAAGGCGCACGCAAAGATCGTCGGTATTCGCGGGCTCGTGCTCTCCCCGACACGCGAGCTGAGTCTGCAGATCTTACGCAACGGCTTCGCGCTTAACAAGTTCCTCGATTTGCGCTTTGCTGCGTTGGTAGGTGGCGACTCGATGGACCAGCAGTTcgagctgctggcgtcgAACCCAGATGTAGTGGTCGCCACGCCCGGTCGCCTGCTGCACATCATGGAGGAGGCTTCATTGCACCTCACTAGCGTGCGCTGCCTGGTTCTGGATGAGGCGGATCGCCTCTTCGAGTTAGGTCTGCAGCCGCAGATCGGTGCCATCATGCAAAAGTTACCCGAGTCCTGCCAGCGTGCCCTCTTTTCCGCGACGATGCCTACCGTATTGGCGGAATTCACGAGCGCCGGGCTGCACAACCCGGTGGTCATACGCCTCGACTCGGAGATGAAGCTGAGTGATCAACTGAAGCAGAGCGCTTTCCTGGTGCGCAACGACGAGAAGGTTGCCGCGTTGATCGTGCTGCTCAAGCGTGTGCTGCACGttggcgaggcggcagcgaataacgcgcaggcgctcatCTTTGTGGAATCAAAGTTTCATGTGGAGTTTCTGCAGATGATTCTGACGCACTACAGCATCTCAACGAGCGCGGTGCACGGACAGATGGACCAGGAGGCTCGTCGCCTTGCGGTGCGCAGCTTTGCGAAGCGTGAAACGAGCGTGATGGTGGTCACGGACGTTGCGGCGCGAGGTTTGGacttgccgctgctcgacAACGTCGTTAACTTCTCGTTCCCCTTTAACCCAAAGCTGTTCGTGCACCGCGTAGGCCGTGTCGCGCGCGCCGGTCGCTCTGGCACGGCCTACTCCATCATGACCTTCGAGGACTTCCCGTACTACATCGATCTTCTGCAGTTCATAGGCCGGCCGCTGCAGTCTGCCCCGGTACCCGGCGACCTTCTCTTTACGCCAGACAACGGCTGCTACGGCCGCTTGCCCGAAGAGGACATCCAGCTGGAGCTAGACTTCCTCAAACGCTTGCACGAAAACGATGTGGAGGTGCGCAGCATGGCGCGAGTGGTGGAAAACGCGCATAAGAAGTTCAACCGTACAAAGAAGAAGCCGACGCACGAGGCGATTCAAGAGGCTCGAAAGCCGCAGTACGCCTTTGACCGCACCCCGCTTCATCCAATGCTGCTCGAACGCGTCGGCAGCacccgtgtgcgtgctgacGAGGCACGCTTCGACCTGAAGCGATTCAAGCCGAAGGAACTGTTCCTAGAAATAGGCTCAAAGGAGAAGCTGTTCGAGATTCGCCCGCCGGAGACGGCGCAGTCCTTGGCACGTTCAGCCGACGCCGAAGGCGGGGCAACGAAACGCGGGGCGGCctctgcggcgccaccagcgAAGCAGCTGTCCTTTGCCGAGCAGatgctgcagcgtgcgcaggaGCGCAGAAAACGCGAGCGCGaggtcggcagcagcacttcTGTTAATAGCGACGATGCGGTGATGAGCCTGGTGACGCAGCCTCGCCAGGCCGCACTGGGGCAGGAGGAGAGCATGGAGACCGGCGCCTACCGTGACGAGAACTTCTTCATGGACCTGGAGCGGCGAGACACGCTCAACAACGCGCACTACTCCCTCAAGGATGCGACGATGGACATGACCGCCGAGACGGCTGAGgaggctgcgcagcagcggcaggtgtTTGCGTGGAGCAAGAAGAAGAATCGTTATGTCCAAATGCACGTCAATGACGCCAAGGCGCTCCTGAGAGGCGTGAAAAACGAAGCCGGCAAGGCGATCAATTACAAAAGCAAGCTTCAGGCCTACTCGAAGTGGATGAAGAAGAGCAACATGCGCATCCAAGATgtcggcgaagaggaggacctcgtgccgctgaagcgcgccaaggcggcggcatTGTCTTCCCAGCCGCAAgacggcgacgtcggcaatggcgacgacgacttTGTGGACATCAGCGACCCCAACCAGGGTAAGAAGCTACGTATCGGACGCAAGCAAAAGCGGCTGCCCAAGGACGGCCACGTACGCTCTTTCGAGGAGATGGCGGCAAGGCGGCgcaaggcggagaaggagaagagccGCCTTGCGCGCAAGAATCAGCGCAGTGGCTCTGGCAAGAAGAAGAGtaagtaa